Proteins encoded within one genomic window of Brassica rapa cultivar Chiifu-401-42 chromosome A09, CAAS_Brap_v3.01, whole genome shotgun sequence:
- the LOC103840458 gene encoding pterin-4-alpha-carbinolamine dehydratase 2, mitochondrial, giving the protein MSRLLLPRLFSISRKQVLAASSFRNQYDGRHRSFVHWTSAAMSRATGGSSASVATPFCSLQDLSAKKCVPCNAKDLRAMTEQSAQELLQKVPGWDMANDNGTLKLHRSWVVKSFTKGLDFFKRVADIAESEGHHPDLHLVGWNNVKIDIWTHAIGGLTENDFILAAKINELQVEDLLRKKKVAK; this is encoded by the exons ATGAGTCGGCTCTTGCTGCCTAGGCTTTTCTCGATCTCTAGAAAACAG GTTCTAGCTGCGTCATCGTTCCGCAATCAGTACGACGGACGTCACAGGAG CTTTGTTCATTGGACGAGTGCTGCTATGTCGCGTGCAACTGGTGGCTCCTCTGCTTCTGTAGCTACACCATTTTGCTCCTTACAAG ATTTATCAGCCAAAAAGTGTGTCCCATGCAACGCTAAGGATCTGCGCGCCATGACTGAACAAAGTGCTCAAGAACTACTTCAAAAg GTTCCTGGATGGGATATGGCTAATGACAATGGTACATTAAAGCTGCATCGGTCGTGGGTGGTGAAAAGTTTTACAAAAGGACTAGACTTCTTCAAACGTGTAGCTGATATCGCTGAATCAGAAG GTCATCACCCAGATTTGCATCTGGTAGGCTGGAATAATGTGAAGATCGATATATGGACACATGCCATAG GTGGTCTGACCGAGAATGACTTCATTCTTGCTGCTAAGATCAACGAGCTCCAAGTGGAAGATCttttgaggaagaagaaagttGCCAAATGA
- the LOC103840457 gene encoding uncharacterized protein LOC103840457 isoform X2, with product MDKGVHDHHGDSDAGNVVSQSIRETIQEHYTLREDDSKRLESDYQNLKLGMDVNLGDSNAGNVASQTIREARQEDSTLRKDESNKLEPDQQKRGKYFFYDTPLSEETGVWIPVSVPPMLEPDHEEWSRGLSFNGGYFPEGEMGWNQILDEDKELTMWDVIVDMLLAARGKATALTSGNLESGISFFAGQHLLEQAWQEMAHTLTEANFGNAREILETEPPKWLPDSAASACMLCSVRFHPIMCSRHHCRYCGGLFCRDCSRGRSLLPVKFRVSDPQRVCDVCFVRLETVQPYLMDQVSPAAQLPTHDLTDLSTLRSWVNFPWGQSMEYEIYKATNTIRGYISKVGSSRTERSIPDAILRQAKGLAVITVARVGVMVTYRIGTGLVVARRDDGSWSPPSAISSFGLGWGAQAGGEFIDFIIVLRTREAIRTFGSNTHFVVGAGLSAAVGVTGRAVEADIRAGSGGYAACYTYSCSKGAFVGCSLEGSIFTTRTSENSRFYGSQSLAASDILLGSLPKPPAAAPLYRALGDLFQKMGSETTRSSTTSSFSED from the exons atg GATAAAGGAGTTCATG ATCATCATGGTGATTCTGATGCTGGTAATGTCGTAAGTCAAAGCATCAGGGAGACTATACAAGAACATTATACCTTACGTGAAGACGATAGCAAAAGACTTGAATCAGATTATCAAAATTTGAAGCTCGGAATG GATGTCAATCTTGGTGATTCTAATGCTGGTAATGTTGCAAGTCAAACCATCAGGGAGGCTAGACAAGAAGATTCTACCTTACGTAAAGACGAGAGCAACAAACTTGAACCAGATCAGCAGAAGCGTGGTAAATACTTTTTCTATGACACACCACTTTCTGAAGAAACCGGTGTTTGGATACCAGTTTCAGTCCCACCAATGCTGGAGCCTGATCATGAGGAATGGTCAAGAGGGCTTAGCTTCAACGGTGGTTACTTCCCCGAGGGAGAGATGGGATGGAACCAGATCCTTGATGAAGACAAGGAGCTAACAATGTGGGATGTGATAGTCGATATGTTACTCGCAGCACGTGGTAAAGCAACCGCTCTTACTTCAGGCAACCTCGAGAGCGGCATTTCATTTTTCGCGGGACAACATCTTCTCGAACAAGCTTGGCAAGAGATGGCTCACACTCTCACCGAAGCCAACTTTGGCAACGCGAGAGAGATTCTCGAAACAGAACCACCAAAGTGGCTGCCAGATAGCGCTGCTTCCGCTTGTATGCTTTGTAGCGTGAGGTTTCACCCGATCATGTGTTCGCGTCATCACTGTCGGTACTGCGGAGGATTGTTCTGTAGAGACTGTTCTAGAGGAAGAAGCTTGCTTCCTGTGAAGTTCCGCGTTTCGGATCCCCAAAGAGTTTGTGATGTGTGTTTTGTGAGGTTGGAGACTGTGCAGCCTTATCTGATGGACCAAGTGAGTCCTGCTGCTCAGTTGCCGACTCATGACTTGACGGATCTTAGTACGTTGAGGTCTTGGGTGAATTTTCCGTGGGGACAGTCAATGGAGTATGAGATTTATAAAGCAACAAACACTATCCGGGGTTATATATCCAAG GTTGGTTCTTCGAGGACCGAGAGGTCCATTCCAGATGCCATTCTAAGACAAGCAAAAGGTCTTGCAGTAATCACTGTTGCCAGAGTGGGAGTGATGGTTACATATAGAATCGGGACTGGACTTGTGGTTGCTCGTAGAGATGATGGCTCCTGGTCTCCACCTTCTGCTATCTCTTCCTTTGGTTTGGGATGGGGTGCTCAG GCAGGAGGAGAGTTCATAGACTTTATTATTGTCTTAAGAACTCGCGAGGCCATCCGAACGTTTGGGAGTAACACCCATTTTGTTGTTGGAGCTGGTTTAAGTGCTGCGGTTGGTGTGACTGGACGAGCTGTTGAAGCAGATATCCGAGCAGGTAGTGGTGGTTATGCCGCTTGCTATACCTATAGCTGCAGCAAAG GTGCATTTGTTGGATGCTCGCTTGAAGGAAGCATCTTCACAACACGTACAAGTGAGAATTCACGGTTCTATGGGAGCCAGTCGCTAGCTGCGTCAGACATCCTCCTTGGCTCTTTGCCAAAGCCACCCGCTGCTGCTCCGCTCTACCGTGCGCTTGGTGATCTCTTTCAGAAGATGGGGAG TGAAACTACTCGGTCATCAACAACTTCATCGTTTTCTGAAGACTGA
- the LOC103840457 gene encoding uncharacterized protein LOC103840457 isoform X1, translated as MDKGVHGDADAGNVVRQRIRETKEEEDSTLDEGFVDESKRLEPDHQNMKLQMDDSVRDHHGDSDAGNVVSQSIRETIQEHYTLREDDSKRLESDYQNLKLGMDVNLGDSNAGNVASQTIREARQEDSTLRKDESNKLEPDQQKRGKYFFYDTPLSEETGVWIPVSVPPMLEPDHEEWSRGLSFNGGYFPEGEMGWNQILDEDKELTMWDVIVDMLLAARGKATALTSGNLESGISFFAGQHLLEQAWQEMAHTLTEANFGNAREILETEPPKWLPDSAASACMLCSVRFHPIMCSRHHCRYCGGLFCRDCSRGRSLLPVKFRVSDPQRVCDVCFVRLETVQPYLMDQVSPAAQLPTHDLTDLSTLRSWVNFPWGQSMEYEIYKATNTIRGYISKVGSSRTERSIPDAILRQAKGLAVITVARVGVMVTYRIGTGLVVARRDDGSWSPPSAISSFGLGWGAQAGGEFIDFIIVLRTREAIRTFGSNTHFVVGAGLSAAVGVTGRAVEADIRAGSGGYAACYTYSCSKGAFVGCSLEGSIFTTRTSENSRFYGSQSLAASDILLGSLPKPPAAAPLYRALGDLFQKMGSETTRSSTTSSFSED; from the exons atg GATAAAGGAGTTCATGGTGATGCTGATGCTGGTAACGTCGTAAGGCAACGCATCAGGGagactaaagaagaagaagattctaCCTTGGATGAAGGCTTTGTAGACGAGAGCAAAAGACTTGAACCAGATCATCAGAATATGAAGCTCCAAATG GATGACAGTGTTCGAGATCATCATGGTGATTCTGATGCTGGTAATGTCGTAAGTCAAAGCATCAGGGAGACTATACAAGAACATTATACCTTACGTGAAGACGATAGCAAAAGACTTGAATCAGATTATCAAAATTTGAAGCTCGGAATG GATGTCAATCTTGGTGATTCTAATGCTGGTAATGTTGCAAGTCAAACCATCAGGGAGGCTAGACAAGAAGATTCTACCTTACGTAAAGACGAGAGCAACAAACTTGAACCAGATCAGCAGAAGCGTGGTAAATACTTTTTCTATGACACACCACTTTCTGAAGAAACCGGTGTTTGGATACCAGTTTCAGTCCCACCAATGCTGGAGCCTGATCATGAGGAATGGTCAAGAGGGCTTAGCTTCAACGGTGGTTACTTCCCCGAGGGAGAGATGGGATGGAACCAGATCCTTGATGAAGACAAGGAGCTAACAATGTGGGATGTGATAGTCGATATGTTACTCGCAGCACGTGGTAAAGCAACCGCTCTTACTTCAGGCAACCTCGAGAGCGGCATTTCATTTTTCGCGGGACAACATCTTCTCGAACAAGCTTGGCAAGAGATGGCTCACACTCTCACCGAAGCCAACTTTGGCAACGCGAGAGAGATTCTCGAAACAGAACCACCAAAGTGGCTGCCAGATAGCGCTGCTTCCGCTTGTATGCTTTGTAGCGTGAGGTTTCACCCGATCATGTGTTCGCGTCATCACTGTCGGTACTGCGGAGGATTGTTCTGTAGAGACTGTTCTAGAGGAAGAAGCTTGCTTCCTGTGAAGTTCCGCGTTTCGGATCCCCAAAGAGTTTGTGATGTGTGTTTTGTGAGGTTGGAGACTGTGCAGCCTTATCTGATGGACCAAGTGAGTCCTGCTGCTCAGTTGCCGACTCATGACTTGACGGATCTTAGTACGTTGAGGTCTTGGGTGAATTTTCCGTGGGGACAGTCAATGGAGTATGAGATTTATAAAGCAACAAACACTATCCGGGGTTATATATCCAAG GTTGGTTCTTCGAGGACCGAGAGGTCCATTCCAGATGCCATTCTAAGACAAGCAAAAGGTCTTGCAGTAATCACTGTTGCCAGAGTGGGAGTGATGGTTACATATAGAATCGGGACTGGACTTGTGGTTGCTCGTAGAGATGATGGCTCCTGGTCTCCACCTTCTGCTATCTCTTCCTTTGGTTTGGGATGGGGTGCTCAG GCAGGAGGAGAGTTCATAGACTTTATTATTGTCTTAAGAACTCGCGAGGCCATCCGAACGTTTGGGAGTAACACCCATTTTGTTGTTGGAGCTGGTTTAAGTGCTGCGGTTGGTGTGACTGGACGAGCTGTTGAAGCAGATATCCGAGCAGGTAGTGGTGGTTATGCCGCTTGCTATACCTATAGCTGCAGCAAAG GTGCATTTGTTGGATGCTCGCTTGAAGGAAGCATCTTCACAACACGTACAAGTGAGAATTCACGGTTCTATGGGAGCCAGTCGCTAGCTGCGTCAGACATCCTCCTTGGCTCTTTGCCAAAGCCACCCGCTGCTGCTCCGCTCTACCGTGCGCTTGGTGATCTCTTTCAGAAGATGGGGAG TGAAACTACTCGGTCATCAACAACTTCATCGTTTTCTGAAGACTGA
- the LOC103840459 gene encoding uncharacterized protein LOC103840459 translates to MAGFTMSLNLLLLVAMVATNILSLYHLSSTTSFFESTLKSSPSSVPTVPDHLLRQLHTIRSAINHLTTHHQPDKSTSTSSTISSSAPPKDLLLYSKLSPIASACHNYPDLLHEYMNYTPFFTCPSDTDLAEKLILRGCHPLPRRRCFSRTPRNPTDSKPESNVIWSYYSCKTFDCLTTKFPGLGFDLSLHKSKSQFSSYKSELDLPISQLLQIAKTANSVLRLGIDVGGGTGSFAAAMKARNVTVLTTTMNFNAPYSEAVALRGLVPLHVPLQQRLPVFDGVVDLVRCGRAVNRWIPVTVMEFFLFDLDRVLRGGGYLWLDRFFSKKVDLENVYAPMIGKLGYKKVKWAVANKVDSKHGEVFLTALLQKPVAR, encoded by the coding sequence ATGGCGGGATTCACAATGAGCTTGAATCTGCTTCTACTAGTAGCTATGGTAGCTACCAACATCCTCTCTCTCTACCAtctctcctccaccaccagCTTCTTCGAATCCACCCTCAAATCCTCACCGTCCTCTGTCCCCACTGTCCCCGACCACCTCCTCCGTCAGCTCCACACTATCCGCTCCGCCATCAACCACCTCACAACCCACCACCAGCCGGACAAATCTACTTCAACTTCATCAACCATTTCCTCCTCCGCGCCGCCGAAAGATCTCCTCCTCTACTCTAAGCTCTCTCCCATAGCTTCCGCCTGCCACAACTACCCCGACCTCCTCCACGAGTACATGAACTACACTCCTTTCTTTACTTGCCCTTCCGACACCGATCTCGCCGAGAAACTCATCCTCCGCGGCTGCCACCCGCTCCCTCGCCGTCGCTGCTTCTCCCGTACGCCGCGAAACCCGACCGATTCCAAACCGGAGTCGAACGTTATCTGGTCTTACTACTCGTGCAAGACTTTCGATTGCTTGACGACGAAGTTCCCCGGTCTAGGTTTCGATCTCTCCCTCCACAAATCCAAATCTCAATTCTCTTCTTACAAGTCCGAGCTCGATCTCCCCATCTCTCAGCTCCTCCAGATCGCCAAAACCGCCAACTCCGTCCTCCGGCTCGGGATCGACGTCGGCGGTGGGACCGGATCTTTCGCCGCGGCGATGAAGGCTCGCAATGTAACCGTCCTGACCACGACGATGAACTTCAACGCGCCGTATAGCGAGGCGGTGGCGTTGAGAGGGCTCGTGCCGCTCCACGTGCCTCTACAGCAGAGGCTTCCGGTGTTTGACGGTGTGGTGGATTTGGTTAGGTGTGGACGGGCGGTGAACCGGTGGATTCCGGTTACGGTTATGGAGTTTTTCTTGTTTGATTTGGACCGGGTTCTTCGAGGTGGTGGTTATCTATGGTTGGACCGGTTTTTTAGCAAAAAGGTTGATCTTGAGAATGTGTATGCGCCGATGATCGGGAAGTTGGGTTATAAGAAGGTGAAGTGGGCGGTGGCGAACAAAGTTGATTCGAAACATGGTGAAGTTTTCTTGACAGCTCTGCTTCAAAAACCTGTTGCAAGATAA